The following coding sequences lie in one Phyllopteryx taeniolatus isolate TA_2022b chromosome 4, UOR_Ptae_1.2, whole genome shotgun sequence genomic window:
- the LOC133476304 gene encoding CMRF35-like molecule 8 isoform X1 — translation MATLKVSICIMTATVFILTVTEGQTGCQASTDIDWEDIKATVIKKHVGEAVQIQCSYPFNYDKDDNFLCKGDNPVSCNRMRHKTKVLRVNERKKHFSVRIHDLSKTDSGTYWCSSNTTWKQSEYAKVQLHVDEDTKSRKSSHPTVHVTVATVTMTPQLSMLSSATTPSTHSVVKDINVAVLVCPILLAVVVLAFLVFRYTITWKQGGSSVQGAHNATNNEGDPAVHLYEEVQMQSLSGHAIVSPPADLVHYSSVSFLQDSSSILTAQTLHPETEENSSSSSIGGIQFSIPPVENMIYSTVKKPMGL, via the exons ATGGCAACATTAAAAGTGTCCATCTGCATAATGACAG CCACAGTGTTTATACTGACAGTGACAGAAGGCCAAACTGGTTGTCAGGCAAGCACTGATATAG actgggAAGACATCAAagcaactgtaataaaaaaacatgttggggAAGCTGTCCAAATCCAGTGCTCTTACCCATTCAACTATGACAAGGATGATAATTTTTTGTGCAAGGGAGATAATCCTGTCAGTTGCAATAGGATGAGACACAAAACCAAAGTGTTGAgagtaaatgaaagaaaaaagcaTTTTTCGGTGCGCATCCATGACCTGAGCAAAACGGACTCTGGAACATATTGGTGCAGCTCTAATACAACCTGGAAGCAAAGTGAATACGCTAAAGTGCAACTTCACGTTG ATGAAGACACCAAGAGTAGAAAATCAAGCCATCCCACCGTGCATGTGACCGTTGCAACTGTGACAATGACACCACAATTATCTATGTTGTCTTCAGCGACAACACCATCAACACACAGTGTGGTCAAAG ATATCAATGTGGCTGTTCTGGTGTGTCCCATATTATTGGCAGTAGTTGTGCTCGCATTTCTTGTGTTTAGATACACAATCACCTGGAAACAAG GAGGATCATCAGTGCAGGGGGCACACAATGCAACCAACAATGAG GGAGATCCTGCCGTTCATCTGTATGAGGAGGTACAGATGCAGTCCCTCTCAGGACATGCCATTGTCAGCCCTCCAGCAGACCTGGTACACTATTCCAGTGTTAGTTTCCTGCAAGACTCAAGCAGCATCTTAACAGCGCAAACTTTACACCCTGAGACTGAAGAGAatagctcctcctcctctatcGGTGGAATTCAGTTTAGCATCCCTCCAGTGGAAAATATGATCTACTCCACTGTAAAAAAACCTATGGGGCTGTGA
- the LOC133476304 gene encoding uncharacterized protein LOC133476304 isoform X5 — protein MGSSHTRGKEKGKTLTYATASKEKLKSSGALPSSAAQRQDTSNNDEDTKSRKSSHPTVHVTVATVTMTPQLSMLSSATTPSTHSVVKDINVAVLVCPILLAVVVLAFLVFRYTITWKQGGSSVQGAHNATNNEGDPAVHLYEEVQMQSLSGHAIVSPPADLVHYSSVSFLQDSSSILTAQTLHPETEENSSSSSIGGIQFSIPPVENMIYSTVKKPMGL, from the exons atgGGAAGCTCCCACACCCGCG GAAAGGAAAAGGGAAAAACCCTAACCTATGCAACCGCTTCCAAAGAAAAGCTGAAATCATCTGGGGCCCTCCCCTCATCTGCGGCTCAGAGGCAGGATACTAGCAACAATG ATGAAGACACCAAGAGTAGAAAATCAAGCCATCCCACCGTGCATGTGACCGTTGCAACTGTGACAATGACACCACAATTATCTATGTTGTCTTCAGCGACAACACCATCAACACACAGTGTGGTCAAAG ATATCAATGTGGCTGTTCTGGTGTGTCCCATATTATTGGCAGTAGTTGTGCTCGCATTTCTTGTGTTTAGATACACAATCACCTGGAAACAAG GAGGATCATCAGTGCAGGGGGCACACAATGCAACCAACAATGAG GGAGATCCTGCCGTTCATCTGTATGAGGAGGTACAGATGCAGTCCCTCTCAGGACATGCCATTGTCAGCCCTCCAGCAGACCTGGTACACTATTCCAGTGTTAGTTTCCTGCAAGACTCAAGCAGCATCTTAACAGCGCAAACTTTACACCCTGAGACTGAAGAGAatagctcctcctcctctatcGGTGGAATTCAGTTTAGCATCCCTCCAGTGGAAAATATGATCTACTCCACTGTAAAAAAACCTATGGGGCTGTGA
- the LOC133476304 gene encoding uncharacterized protein LOC133476304 isoform X4, which translates to MATLKVSICIMTATVFILTVTEGQTGCQASTDIDWEDIKATVIKKHVGEAVQIQCSYPFNYDKDDNFLCKGDNPVSCNRMRHKTKVLRVNERKKHFSVRIHDLSKTDSGTYWCSSNTTWKQSEYAKVQLHVGGSSVQGAHNATNNEGDPAVHLYEEVQMQSLSGHAIVSPPADLVHYSSVSFLQDSSSILTAQTLHPETEENSSSSSIGGIQFSIPPVENMIYSTVKKPMGL; encoded by the exons ATGGCAACATTAAAAGTGTCCATCTGCATAATGACAG CCACAGTGTTTATACTGACAGTGACAGAAGGCCAAACTGGTTGTCAGGCAAGCACTGATATAG actgggAAGACATCAAagcaactgtaataaaaaaacatgttggggAAGCTGTCCAAATCCAGTGCTCTTACCCATTCAACTATGACAAGGATGATAATTTTTTGTGCAAGGGAGATAATCCTGTCAGTTGCAATAGGATGAGACACAAAACCAAAGTGTTGAgagtaaatgaaagaaaaaagcaTTTTTCGGTGCGCATCCATGACCTGAGCAAAACGGACTCTGGAACATATTGGTGCAGCTCTAATACAACCTGGAAGCAAAGTGAATACGCTAAAGTGCAACTTCACGTTG GAGGATCATCAGTGCAGGGGGCACACAATGCAACCAACAATGAG GGAGATCCTGCCGTTCATCTGTATGAGGAGGTACAGATGCAGTCCCTCTCAGGACATGCCATTGTCAGCCCTCCAGCAGACCTGGTACACTATTCCAGTGTTAGTTTCCTGCAAGACTCAAGCAGCATCTTAACAGCGCAAACTTTACACCCTGAGACTGAAGAGAatagctcctcctcctctatcGGTGGAATTCAGTTTAGCATCCCTCCAGTGGAAAATATGATCTACTCCACTGTAAAAAAACCTATGGGGCTGTGA
- the LOC133476304 gene encoding uncharacterized protein LOC133476304 isoform X3 yields MATLKVSICIMTATVFILTVTEGQTGCQASTDIDWEDIKATVIKKHVGEAVQIQCSYPFNYDKDDNFLCKGDNPVSCNRMRHKTKVLRVNERKKHFSVRIHDLSKTDSGTYWCSSNTTWKQSEYAKVQLHVDEDTKSRKSSHPTVHVTVATVTMTPQLSMLSSATTPSTHSVVKGGSSVQGAHNATNNEGDPAVHLYEEVQMQSLSGHAIVSPPADLVHYSSVSFLQDSSSILTAQTLHPETEENSSSSSIGGIQFSIPPVENMIYSTVKKPMGL; encoded by the exons ATGGCAACATTAAAAGTGTCCATCTGCATAATGACAG CCACAGTGTTTATACTGACAGTGACAGAAGGCCAAACTGGTTGTCAGGCAAGCACTGATATAG actgggAAGACATCAAagcaactgtaataaaaaaacatgttggggAAGCTGTCCAAATCCAGTGCTCTTACCCATTCAACTATGACAAGGATGATAATTTTTTGTGCAAGGGAGATAATCCTGTCAGTTGCAATAGGATGAGACACAAAACCAAAGTGTTGAgagtaaatgaaagaaaaaagcaTTTTTCGGTGCGCATCCATGACCTGAGCAAAACGGACTCTGGAACATATTGGTGCAGCTCTAATACAACCTGGAAGCAAAGTGAATACGCTAAAGTGCAACTTCACGTTG ATGAAGACACCAAGAGTAGAAAATCAAGCCATCCCACCGTGCATGTGACCGTTGCAACTGTGACAATGACACCACAATTATCTATGTTGTCTTCAGCGACAACACCATCAACACACAGTGTGGTCAAAG GAGGATCATCAGTGCAGGGGGCACACAATGCAACCAACAATGAG GGAGATCCTGCCGTTCATCTGTATGAGGAGGTACAGATGCAGTCCCTCTCAGGACATGCCATTGTCAGCCCTCCAGCAGACCTGGTACACTATTCCAGTGTTAGTTTCCTGCAAGACTCAAGCAGCATCTTAACAGCGCAAACTTTACACCCTGAGACTGAAGAGAatagctcctcctcctctatcGGTGGAATTCAGTTTAGCATCCCTCCAGTGGAAAATATGATCTACTCCACTGTAAAAAAACCTATGGGGCTGTGA
- the LOC133476304 gene encoding uncharacterized protein LOC133476304 isoform X6 translates to MATLKVSICIMTDEDTKSRKSSHPTVHVTVATVTMTPQLSMLSSATTPSTHSVVKDINVAVLVCPILLAVVVLAFLVFRYTITWKQGGSSVQGAHNATNNEGDPAVHLYEEVQMQSLSGHAIVSPPADLVHYSSVSFLQDSSSILTAQTLHPETEENSSSSSIGGIQFSIPPVENMIYSTVKKPMGL, encoded by the exons ATGGCAACATTAAAAGTGTCCATCTGCATAATGACAG ATGAAGACACCAAGAGTAGAAAATCAAGCCATCCCACCGTGCATGTGACCGTTGCAACTGTGACAATGACACCACAATTATCTATGTTGTCTTCAGCGACAACACCATCAACACACAGTGTGGTCAAAG ATATCAATGTGGCTGTTCTGGTGTGTCCCATATTATTGGCAGTAGTTGTGCTCGCATTTCTTGTGTTTAGATACACAATCACCTGGAAACAAG GAGGATCATCAGTGCAGGGGGCACACAATGCAACCAACAATGAG GGAGATCCTGCCGTTCATCTGTATGAGGAGGTACAGATGCAGTCCCTCTCAGGACATGCCATTGTCAGCCCTCCAGCAGACCTGGTACACTATTCCAGTGTTAGTTTCCTGCAAGACTCAAGCAGCATCTTAACAGCGCAAACTTTACACCCTGAGACTGAAGAGAatagctcctcctcctctatcGGTGGAATTCAGTTTAGCATCCCTCCAGTGGAAAATATGATCTACTCCACTGTAAAAAAACCTATGGGGCTGTGA
- the LOC133476304 gene encoding CMRF35-like molecule 2 isoform X2, with translation MATLKVSICIMTDWEDIKATVIKKHVGEAVQIQCSYPFNYDKDDNFLCKGDNPVSCNRMRHKTKVLRVNERKKHFSVRIHDLSKTDSGTYWCSSNTTWKQSEYAKVQLHVDEDTKSRKSSHPTVHVTVATVTMTPQLSMLSSATTPSTHSVVKDINVAVLVCPILLAVVVLAFLVFRYTITWKQGGSSVQGAHNATNNEGDPAVHLYEEVQMQSLSGHAIVSPPADLVHYSSVSFLQDSSSILTAQTLHPETEENSSSSSIGGIQFSIPPVENMIYSTVKKPMGL, from the exons ATGGCAACATTAAAAGTGTCCATCTGCATAATGACAG actgggAAGACATCAAagcaactgtaataaaaaaacatgttggggAAGCTGTCCAAATCCAGTGCTCTTACCCATTCAACTATGACAAGGATGATAATTTTTTGTGCAAGGGAGATAATCCTGTCAGTTGCAATAGGATGAGACACAAAACCAAAGTGTTGAgagtaaatgaaagaaaaaagcaTTTTTCGGTGCGCATCCATGACCTGAGCAAAACGGACTCTGGAACATATTGGTGCAGCTCTAATACAACCTGGAAGCAAAGTGAATACGCTAAAGTGCAACTTCACGTTG ATGAAGACACCAAGAGTAGAAAATCAAGCCATCCCACCGTGCATGTGACCGTTGCAACTGTGACAATGACACCACAATTATCTATGTTGTCTTCAGCGACAACACCATCAACACACAGTGTGGTCAAAG ATATCAATGTGGCTGTTCTGGTGTGTCCCATATTATTGGCAGTAGTTGTGCTCGCATTTCTTGTGTTTAGATACACAATCACCTGGAAACAAG GAGGATCATCAGTGCAGGGGGCACACAATGCAACCAACAATGAG GGAGATCCTGCCGTTCATCTGTATGAGGAGGTACAGATGCAGTCCCTCTCAGGACATGCCATTGTCAGCCCTCCAGCAGACCTGGTACACTATTCCAGTGTTAGTTTCCTGCAAGACTCAAGCAGCATCTTAACAGCGCAAACTTTACACCCTGAGACTGAAGAGAatagctcctcctcctctatcGGTGGAATTCAGTTTAGCATCCCTCCAGTGGAAAATATGATCTACTCCACTGTAAAAAAACCTATGGGGCTGTGA